The DNA region CAacatacatgaaaaaaaatctacTTCAAAGTCTACAGTTAAACACAtaagaaatatttacaatatacaataagagagaaatagagagagagaaagaaaccgTGATGTCTGATGTCCACAAAGTCAGATTGTCACGGAGAAGTTGCATGATCAATGTACTATCTTTGTATGACTCTTCACCCAATGTGTCAAGCTCGGAAATTGCCTCATCAAATGCCTGCCATAGTCAAGCATATTTCACtaatcatcaaagagaagagaaagcaGAATAGGGGAATGCAATGcatcaaggaaaaaaaacacatcATAGGCATAATCCATCAATATTGTCAAACAAGAAAACCGTAAAATGACCAAGGAATGAACAGTATTGAAATCAGtttaccaacaaaatatcactgAAGACTGAGGCCCCACTCTATAACACAAATACAAGATTTACTTATTTGGTCCATATGTCTGCATAATCTTTACATTTTAGTCCCTACACCTAAAAGCTCATTTTGGTCCTTCTCAAACACTTTAATCCATTTTAGTCTTTGCCATCCAAAATTGTCGGGACTAAAACCAATGAAAGGTGTATGTGAAAGAACTAAAACGGATTAAAAAGTGTATGTAGGCAGTTTCTATGCGTAGGGACTAAAacataaagatttaaagatggTGCAAGTTCAgggaccaaatgagtaattCAACCTAAGTACAATTTAATCGTCAATGAACAATGGAGACATACAAGTAAAAACaaggaattgaaaaaaaaaaaaacaaaaaaagcctTTAGATATACCTGCTTGGCAAGATTACAAGCACGATCTGGCGAGTTAAGGATTTCATAATAGAACACAGAAAAGTTGAGAGCAAGTCCCAGCCTAATGGGGTGAGTGGGGGCCAAGTCAGCAAGAGCAATATCCTGCATCAAGTAAACACAAGTTTTTAAGTTGAGTAAATCAGTAACTAGCAAGTTCTAGTAACAACTACAATTCCACAAAagcaatatataattatatatacctGAGCGGATTTGTAAGCAAGCAAAGTACTCTCTGCAGCCTCTTTCCTCTCTGCCCCAGTCTTGAACTCAGCAAGGTACCTGTGGTAATCACCCTTCATTTTAAGGTAAAAGACTTTGCTCTcgggagatgcagcggaaggaaTGAGGTTGGACTCAAGGAGGTTCAAAATCCCATCACAGATCTTGCTGAGTTCAGCCTCAATTTTGCCCCTGTACTCCTTTATAATGGCCACGTGGTCCTCATTGCCCCTGCTCTCCTCCTTCTGCTCAATGGAGGATATGATCCTCCACGAAGCCCTCCTCGCACCAATCACGTTCTTGTAAGCCACAGAGAGGAGATTCCTCTCCTCCACCGTCAACTCCTCAACCTCCACAGTCTTTGCAACCTTCTCCATGAACTCAACCATCTCCTCGTAACGCTCGGCCTGCTCCGCCAATTTCGCCATGTAAACGTTCTCCTCCCGAGAAGAATCCGCCATTTCTCAGATTCGCAAATCTCACCGCTTAACCCTGCAAGATAAATTTCACAATATTACGCAATTCATAATTAAGTGACAAGTGTGTGTCACACGTAATCATAGGTAAATATTCATAATACTACATAATTGATTCTAGATCCAAAATTGATTTGAGTTTGAGAAATTGAGTATTTTTTGCCCTAAATAAATAACActacactcaattttatcattaatttgattttagaataaaaacattcaaatataGATTCCACCACTTCACAATCAATTTCACTAAAATACAACACACAACACGATCTATTTCtccagtgtttttttttattcttcgcgggaagaaaaaagaggagaaaataCAAATATACGAAAtcgagaagaaagaaggaataaATGGGAAtcggaaagaagaagaagaataagcaGTAAGAAGTGAAGATGCAGATCGGGAAGAAAGAAACCTAGgagaaacaaaaatgagaaaagaatAGGCGCAATCGAAACCCTAAAAAGAGATGATGAGGTAAGAGAGAGTGGAGAAGACGAACCTGAAGGAAAAGAATGCGTAGCAAAATGGAAGAGAATTGAAGGCGTAGATATAGGAGAGGAGATGAAGAAGGGGGAGGTCCAATGAGAAGATGGCACGTGGTGGGTGGCGGGGATTCCGTGAGAAGTGGGAAGCGTTGACCGTTGTTGAGTTTGTCTTGTTAGGTGGTGGGGCCTAGCTTGCCCTCGCACTTCACGCTGACATGCTTTTCATGTCTGCTTTGCCTTTCTTGTGTTTTCTTAGTATTTCAGATTCTCTTTGGCGTGTAAAAAGGCT from Glycine soja cultivar W05 chromosome 8, ASM419377v2, whole genome shotgun sequence includes:
- the LOC114423828 gene encoding 14-3-3-like protein A; translated protein: MADSSREENVYMAKLAEQAERYEEMVEFMEKVAKTVEVEELTVEERNLLSVAYKNVIGARRASWRIISSIEQKEESRGNEDHVAIIKEYRGKIEAELSKICDGILNLLESNLIPSAASPESKVFYLKMKGDYHRYLAEFKTGAERKEAAESTLLAYKSAQDIALADLAPTHPIRLGLALNFSVFYYEILNSPDRACNLAKQAFDEAISELDTLGEESYKDSTLIMQLLRDNLTLWTSDITDDAGDEIKETSKQQPGE